A window of Candidatus Zixiibacteriota bacterium genomic DNA:
TCGCGGGCCACCGCGGCCACACTCCGACCCGGCTCCAAACTCAGCCGTACTGCTTCCAGCTTGAACTCCCGGTCATACCTCCGACGTTTCTCTCCAGACATCTGAACACCTCCGGACAGGAACATAATCCCATCCTTTCGTTGTGTCCACTAAACCGGGGCAAGGTCAAGGACATCTTCTTCCGCGTGTACCCGGAGAACGCCGCCGCCTATGTTACCCAGACCCTTAACGGCCCGCCAGACGTATTTGATAGCCCAATTTCCTACAACCACCGTAGCGGGAGTTATGATACAACTATCGCAATCCCACAGCTACATAGTGGTCGATTCTACGTGATAAGTGGGTTGCAGGATGCTTATGGTGTGTGGATGACCGGCAGGCCATCGCCTGGGCAATTGCACGTTGTCGTAACAAACGAACGCTCTTCTGCATATGACCCCAATACTCAGACGCTCTATGTCAGCAATGCTATTGATGAAGCACAGGGCGGCCCAGATGACTTTGATCAAGATGTGATTTGGCATGAGTATGGACATTGGATCGGTGACGTGTTCCACTTCATGGATGGTGGCGATTCAGTACATTCATGGCGAGACACTGTCTCGCTGGAAACCGCTGGTACCGAGGCATTTGCACATCTCGTGGCTGCTTGGATAAAGGGATCTCCTTTTCTCCAGAACCGGTTTCGCAACTTCACCAAGAGTTTTGGGCGAAACGTGGAAAACGGCGAGTGGGGCTTTGATGGCTTCGTAGACTCTTCGGCCAACAATTGGGGGGCGCAGGTGGAGGCTGCCGTAGCAGGGATTCTCTGGGATATTTACGACTCGCAATCTGATGACCACAGCACTTTTGGTCAGATGGTGTACCCCCACCATGCAGACGGCATCGGCGATACTCTCAGCGATGGCATTGGTGATATCCTTGTGACTCTCATGGACCGTAACATTTCTGGACATCATCCAGATAACATTGAGGAGTTTTGGTCGGCCTGGTTCCAACAAAGTGCGCCGTTGGGTCACACTCAGGCGATGGCAGATATCTGGTATGAACACGGTATCAACGATGAACCTTGTTGTATTGGCACAACCGGGAACGTGGATTACGATCCTCAGGATTTGGTCGACATCTCGGATTTGTCGTACATGGTCGACTTTTTATTCCTTGACGGACCAGACCCCATTTGTCGGGCCGAGGCAAATGTCGACGCCGACCCTGGAGGGAGTATCGACATTTCAGATCAGAGTGCGCTGATCGATTTCATCTGCTTCAGTATTCCGCTACCGTCTTGCCCGTAAGCATGACGATCTGTATCGGCCGCCCTGGGGGAGGACGCCAGGACGGCCGAATCAAAGCCACCCGTTTTCCCTTGACAAAGCATCGGATTCTCCGCATACTTCGTATGAAATATCGGGCTCCGGTATCCTTCGCCCGAGTGAAAAAACTCTAATAGATTTTGCTTCTAAGGTAGGCCGCATTATTACTCGCTAAGGGATTGTAGTCGCACAGAAACCTTCTCCCTCAGGAAGGAGCACGCTATGTCCCATCGTCTGGCACACATGGCCAAAGCTGCGGCCCTTATGCCGTTCATCACCTTTGGCTTTATCGGTGCTTCGCTCTGCGCCCAATCGTACGATCTCACCGTCCGCGTGAACGACACCTCCGCCTATCCCTCTTCCGGCGGCATGCTCAGTATTTACCTGACCAACCGCATCGACAGCGTTGCTGGATTCTCAATTGGGCTGCAACTTGACCGACCGGACCTGATCTATTTCCCTGATTTTGCCGGAGCCGATACGGTTGGTACGCTGATTTCCGGGTGGGAATACGTCAATACGGGATCGATAGGAGGACAGGGTACCGATATCAAGATCATCGCGCTCGCCGATCTGATTGCACCTCCGGTCACGCCTCCCTTGCCGCCCCGGTCGCAGGAATCGCTCCTGGTGCGAATTCCATTCCTGACCTTTCCTGTTCCGGATACCCTCTCTGACAGGATTGTCCATGTGTTCATCATTACGGACCCACAACACACCGGCTTTTCCGATCCGCAAGGGAATCTGATATGCTACCCGGGCTACGTGGATACGACTTGCGTCTTGTACGAACAGGGCTCTGTCGCAATCGAGGGTTGTGTGACAATGGTGCCCGGTGATGTTCAGGGGGATGGCACTTCTGATATCGCCGACCTTTCGGAACTGATTGATTATGTACGCATTGGTGCCGGACAATTGACCGCCCCATACAACGGCGACGTCAATTTCGATTGCTGTGTTGGTTGGGACGATATCGACCAGATCATGTCCTGGCCGCAGCCGCCGCCTCCGGACCAACGGTGTGTTTGTCTCAATCCGCCCAGATGTTGCTGTCGTGGCCTGCGTGGCAATGTCGACAACGACATGAACGACGTCACGGATGTATCCGACCTCACTGCCCTTGTCGAATATCTGTTTCACGGCGGGGGACCATACGGCTGTGATGAGGAAATGGATGTCGATGGCGGCGGCATGACTGACATTGGCGACTTGAGCCGGCTGGTGGAGTTTCTCTTCTTCAGCGGACCATCACCCGCAGCTTGTCCATAGTTCGTTGACAGGCAATGTAAAAGAGACTATTATACGCTATATTTGGACCGACGCGGGGTGCTATCGAACAGCCCCAGCGTTCGGCTGAACGCTACTGAGGCAGCCACAAGGTATTGATGCCATGAAGCGCAAATTCGTTCACGTGGTTCTTGTAATGTTGGTCTGCGCCGGCATCCACGCTCGTGGCGTCGAGCGTCATTTGAGCCAGAGCGCGCCCCAGCGGCTTCAGATTCAGGAAGCAGCCGAAGTATCGGCTCCATGCATACTGAAGAACCACAATGATACGGCACTTGCCTATTACAGCGGTATCGGCGCCGGTGAGCGATACGTCACCTATCTCGACCCGGCAGCATGCGGAGCATCGCCGACATATCCGTTCGACGTCACCCAGATCCTCCTGTCGCTGTTCCCGGTTGCCGGCGCGGTGTGGCCCGTGAGTGTCGATCTCGAAGTGTGGAATCGAGCCGGATCCGGATCGTGCCAGGGTCCTGGCGCTCTTATCTGCAGTCAGCAGGTACTCCTGGATTCGGCGGGGTTCGCTTTGCCGCATGTCGGTTCGGTCACGCTGTCGACACTGTGCACGGTTAACGGACCATTCTACCTCTCCATCTATTACAATGGCGCAACTTCGGCGGTCTACCCGTCGGTCATGTTCGATAGTGATATGCCGGGCGATTCCTGCCTCAACTGGGGGTACTGGTCAGCGCAATGGTATCGGTGGAATCATTTTTTTGCGCCTCCAATTCCAGGCAACCTGATCGTATGGGGGATGGGTCAGCCGAGAGCGTCAGGTGACACTGCCGGCTGCTGTGTGGGTTTGACCGGAAATGTCGATTCAGATGCCGCGCAAGCAATTGATATCAGCGACCTGACATTTCTGGTCGATTATCTGTTCGGCGGGTCCGCTGTTTTGGGATGTTCCGAGGAGGCCAACCTCGACGGCGCCGCCGGTGTCGACATATCTGATCTGACCTTTCTTGTATCATACCTCTTTTTCGGCGGTACGGGACCGGGGCCCTGCCCGTAGCTGGTGGCACGCTAACCCTTCGTTAACGATACTCCGCCGGTATCTGACCGCAGAGATTCAACGACCGTGAAACTCCGCATTCCCCCTTGTCTTTTCCTTCCCGCCGACATACCTTCGACCGCTGTACTTTGAAATGACAGGTTTGAATCGTTGCCTCGAATGAGCTTCAGTACTTTGCGCTCACCATGGGGAGGCTCGCTCTTAGTTCTAATTGTCCTGGCCATGGTCTGCCCGGTTCGCAGCCAGGATGACTCCCTCATCAATCCGATAGACAGCGGATATTATGAGGACACGATACCTGATATATACAAAGGGCAACCGTCGGCGATAGGCCCGAAGGAGGAGCCGGAGCAGATCGATGCGTCCGGACCGGCCTACTGCCTCACCGCTCACAATATCGGGCGGATCGTTTTTCCTGTCTCGAACTATGGTCGTGTAGGTACGGCCGATGAAACGCCCTTTACGGACTGTTTCACCGGACTCAAGATCCCTAACGGGCAGTACCCCAAAGGGTCCAAATCGATCCACATGTTCAAAGGCGGCTTGTGGGTAGGTGCTGTCGTTGGCCGGGACACCCTTGTCTCGTGCGGTGCTGATGTTATCGTACGCAACCGCGAAATGAATCCGCTGCCGGCTCCGCTGGGGAACATCACCCGCCGCTCAACCCTCCGCCAGGAGTGGCCCGATTTCGAAAACGCGGTGTCCGAGCAGGACTATGTCGCGGTGTTCTATGACAGTGTCACCAGGGGCGTGCGATATCCATCGTTCGATGCTATCGACAGTCGGGCCCATGCACCACTGCCGATCAAAGTCGTTCAGACCTCGTACGCCTGGTCGTATGAGTACGCCGATGATTTTGTGCTGTTCGACACCCGTATTCGCAACGAAGGAAAGAAGACGCTGAAAGACGTCTACATCGGCTTGTACATGGATCTTGACGTGCACCAGGACCGTCTGAATCCCTTCGCCCAGCAGTACCCGCCTCCGGGAAAGATCATCACTGAGGGTCGTGACGATATCACGGGCATGCTTCGCACGCTGTCGGTCGGCTACACCGCATGTGAGTTCGAGGATACGATCAACCTCGCCTGGACCGCCGACAACGACGGTGATTTCTCCGGTGGTATTCCGCTGGTGCCCAATGTCACCGGCGTGCGGTTTCTGAAAGGGCTGGCCGAAACCAAGAACCTCTCGTTCAACTGGTGGGTCTCCAATTACAATCCGGCGCTGGATTTCGGACCGCAGACCAAAGAGAAGTTCCGGTACATGGGGAGTGGGACCGGCACCCCGATCGGCGATCGAAACAAGTACCACATGATGACCAACGGCGAGATCGACTACGATCAGGTATATAACTACCGCGTTTCCGCCACCGACCTCTACTGGACCTATCCGAATCAGTCAAACGCCCGGGCGCTGTCGATCGGTGGTGACGGCCAGTTCGTGCTCGCCGTGGGACCGTTCGAGCTTGGCCCCGGACACGAGATCATGGTGCCGTGGGCTTATGTGGGCGGCACGAACCTCCACTTAGATCAGTACAATCTCCAGCGGAACATTCGCTTCATATATAATCCGACGAAATTCTACAAAGGGCTTGATTTCGTGCCGCTCGCTAAGAACGCGGTGTGGGCGTCCTGGGTGTATGACAATCCCGGAGTCGATACCGATAACGACGGGTACGCCGGCAAGAGTGTCATCTGCGCTCTCGATTCGCAATTTGTCGATGGTCGCTGGGTGACCACGGCTGCCGAAACGACCTGGTACGAAGGGGACGGTATTCCCGATCTCAAAGGGGCCGCCCCGCCGATGCCGCCCAAGACTTGGGTCTATCCGATACCCAATGGCTTCCGCATTCGCTTCAACGGACAGGCCTCTGAGCAGAGCCGCGATGTGTTCTCCCGGCTGCTGGATTTTGAGGGGTACCGCGTCTATTTCGCGCGCGATGATCGTGAAAGCAGCTATTCACTGACGGCCTCGTACGATCGCGAAAACTACGACAAGTGGGTGTACAACGCCAATAGAAAGCCGCAGCCAGGTTACGACCTCACCGGTCCACCGATGACTCGTGAGGTCCTGGCCTGCGCGTATGGTTCCGGCCTGGATCGATGCAACGACTCGACATTTAATCCCTTGAAGTGGGGACCGGATGACCCGTACGTTCATCCGAATTTCCCACTGGATTCCGCATTCTATTTCACCATACACGACTTCAACGCCTCCGAACTGGGTGTGACCACGCCAATACGCAAGATCTATCCCGACGAGCCGGAGCCATCGCCGTTTGAAACGCCCCGGCCGGAGCAACTCACCGAGGATGGATACCTCAAGTATTATGAATACGAGTGCACCATCGAGGGACTCTTGCCGAGCATTTCATACTACGTGAACGTGACGGCGTTCGATTTCGGGTCGCCGCAATCCGGCCTTCGACCGCTCGAATCCTCGAGGACGATCAATCCCATACAAGGGTATCCCGACGGGACCGACCAGCCGGGACCCGATGGCACGCGCGCGATCTATGTCTATCCGAACCCGTATCGCCTCGATGCTCGCTATCGCGAAAGCGGCTACGAAGGTGTTGGCCGCGAAGATCGCCCCAATGATCGTGTGCGAGCCATCAACTTCGCCAATCTGCCGCCCAAGTGCACTATTCGGATATTCTCCCTCGACGGGGACCTGATACGAGCGCTCGACCACAACTATGCGCCGGGTGATCCCATGGCCGCCCACGAAACCTGGGACATGATCACCCGGAACACGCAGATGATCGTCTCGGGTATCTATTATTGGACGGTTGAGGACGACCGCGGCAACACGACCATCGGCAAGCTCGTCGTTATCATGTAACGACCGACCGGGCGAGCGTTTTCGCCTCAACACTTGACTTCCTCTTCACAATTCGCCTACTATCTCACCAAAGTCATGCACCGCTTTTTCATACAGAGGTCCGAATGACACAACGACCCGAAATCACCTGGCAATCTGTTGTCGGCGCTGTCGTCGTCTCGGCCGTGGTTTCCATGGCCTATCCGTACATCGTCCTCAAACTGGGGATGGGTCCCAACATGAGCGTCATCGCAGCGTTTCTGGGAGCGATCTTCCTGGCCATAACCGCCCGTGCCACTCACGGGCGCAACGCCGTTCAGAACAACATCATCCAATCCGCGGCCACCTCGGCAGTCTCCACCGCCTTCATGTGCGTGGTAGCGGCAGCATTCGGTTACCTGGCGATGAATGAGTCGGTAGATGTCAAAGTTACGATCTCCACTTGGGATATGTTCACTTGGCTGGCCTGTTCAGGCGCTATCGGCGTCTTCATGTCGGCCATGTTTCGGCGATACTTCGTGGACGACCCGGAGATGATCTTCGCTGACGGTGTCGCCGCCGCCGAGACGATCAATGTGCTCGACCAGGGAGCCGCATCAGGTGCGAAGTTCAAAGTACTTGGTTTCAGTGCCGTCATCGGTATGGTCGTGGCGTTTCTCCGCGATGGTCTGACCTGGATCGGCACCCTCGGACTCGCCATGCGGTATCGCATCGGAATCGAATGGGGCGTCTTGAACATCGGCACCGGCATGCTGATCGGCATTAACGTGGGGTTGTCGATGCTTCTTGGCACCATGGTGGTCTGGATATTCGGGTCGATGGTCATGGACAAGGCCGGGCTATTCATTGTGCAGAACAGCATCGCCTCCCAGTATTGGGATCAGGCACAAGCGCTTATCGGGGTGAGTGAACTCTCCGACGTTCAGCGGGAGTTCCTGCATCAGCACGGCGGGCAGATGGCCAACTACCTCAATGGAAACCATTTTCCGATCGTCATGCTCTGGTTCATGTGGCCCGCAACTGCGGTCATGATCACCGCCGCGCTAACTGCCGTCATCCTGAAATGGCGCTCGATTGTCACCATGTTTCGCGAGCTGCGCGCGCCTAAGGCGGCGGGACACGAACGGACGGATGTTTCTTTGCGGACTATCATGATCATGAGTGCGCTGTTCACGCTGCTGTTGGCGTTTGTGCAAATGTCCCATTTCGCCATGCCCTGGTGGCAAACGATCGCTGCTGTTATCGCCGGTTTTCCGCTCATTCTGGTCGGCGTGCGAGTGCTGGGGGAGACCAACAACGGCCCGGTTTCGCTCATGGCGAACACACTGCAGGCGATCTTTCGGGCGTTCTCACCGGCTATCGGCCACAACCTGGTAGCAGCCGGTATGGCCGGCAATATCAACTCGCAAGGCGAAGGACTCATGCAGGTGTTCAAGACCGGTAAGCTGGTCGGCTCGACACCGCGCGTGCTGACGTGGGTACAGTTTTTCGCCGTCCCGATCGGCGCCGCCTCGGTGGCGTTCATGTATCCCCTTCTGATCGCGCGATACGGTCTCGGCGGTGATGGTCTCGCCGCCCCTACCGGGCTGAAACTGGCCAACATGGCGGTTCTGATGTCCAAAGGGGTGTCCGCGTTTCCGCCCGGGGCGCTTAAGTGGACCGTGATCGCCGCGGTGGCCGGTGTGGTGATCGCGTTGTGCAAAAACAAATTCGGATGGCACTGGCTGCCAAGCGCGGCGGGATTCGGCTTTGCCCTGATCCTCCCCGGCACACTCAATCTTCCCATAGCGCTGGGCGCGATCTTAGCGTGGATCTGGCAAAAGATGTCTCCTGCCACGTATGAGCGGAATTATGTCACTGTCGCCTCTGGGTTTATTGGTGGTGAAGCGTTGATCGCCGGCCTGCTTTTGCCGCTGTTGTTCTATTTTGGAGTGTTTTAGAGGTCGAGACGCATGGCTGAGAACAGGCTGCACTGATGTATGGTCAGTTTGTCGTATTGGGCCCAAAAGCCTCAGGAATATCGCCCGAGGCGCTGACTTCGTGGTGGCGTCTGCAGGCAGACCTGGTTCTTGAACGTCCATCTCCTGATATACTCGCAGCAACTTTCGCCCCTTCGCCACGACAAGCATCGCGATCAGTCGCGCGGTCTGGTGACGGCAACGTTTTCGTGTCGGTCGACGGATATCTTCTGTGCGAAAATCTGCCGGCCTCGCGAACCCAGACAGAGCATTTCCATTACCTGGCCGATCTGATTCGGAGCGGTGGGATAACGGCCGGACTTGGGGCCATCCGATACGGCAGCTATAACCTGATCGTATCCGACCTGGCGAGGCGTCGCACCCACGTGGCGAACGATCATCTGGCCTCCATCCCGTTCTATCATGGGACCTTCGGAGATCTGCATGTCCTCTCTTCCAACCCGGTGGCGATCGCGCGTTCGCACCTGCTACCTAACACGTTCGACTGGCTGGCGTGTGCCGAATGGATGCGGGTTGGCTATTCGTTCGGGTCCCGCTATTTCTTGCGCGAGGTGCGCCTGCTTGACGCTAATGTCTGTCTGCAATACGATCACGACAGCGGCGAAGTAGCGTGGCTGACACGCCCTCCTTCGCCAATCGACAAACTCCCCGAAGCACAATACCCGTCAATCGACCAGTTGAATTCCGCGTTGAAACAGTCTCTTGACGAGTTGGGTCAGATCGATCCGCATCCGGCTCATTTCATGAGCGCGGGAAAGGATTCGCGCCTGCTCCTTGCCGCCTGGCCGACAGAGTATGATCCGCCGTGTTACACGTACGGCAATCCTGATTCGCACGAGTTTACGATCGCCCAACAAGTAGCCCGCCTTCGCGGCTCGGAGTGGATCCATATCTGGCCGCACGGCGATGAAGCGGCCTCGCATATCGAAAGCATGTTCGATACCAATGGCCTGATCGTGTTTCCGGACCGATATATCGCCGC
This region includes:
- a CDS encoding OPT/YSL family transporter, translated to MTQRPEITWQSVVGAVVVSAVVSMAYPYIVLKLGMGPNMSVIAAFLGAIFLAITARATHGRNAVQNNIIQSAATSAVSTAFMCVVAAAFGYLAMNESVDVKVTISTWDMFTWLACSGAIGVFMSAMFRRYFVDDPEMIFADGVAAAETINVLDQGAASGAKFKVLGFSAVIGMVVAFLRDGLTWIGTLGLAMRYRIGIEWGVLNIGTGMLIGINVGLSMLLGTMVVWIFGSMVMDKAGLFIVQNSIASQYWDQAQALIGVSELSDVQREFLHQHGGQMANYLNGNHFPIVMLWFMWPATAVMITAALTAVILKWRSIVTMFRELRAPKAAGHERTDVSLRTIMIMSALFTLLLAFVQMSHFAMPWWQTIAAVIAGFPLILVGVRVLGETNNGPVSLMANTLQAIFRAFSPAIGHNLVAAGMAGNINSQGEGLMQVFKTGKLVGSTPRVLTWVQFFAVPIGAASVAFMYPLLIARYGLGGDGLAAPTGLKLANMAVLMSKGVSAFPPGALKWTVIAAVAGVVIALCKNKFGWHWLPSAAGFGFALILPGTLNLPIALGAILAWIWQKMSPATYERNYVTVASGFIGGEALIAGLLLPLLFYFGVF
- a CDS encoding transposase, which translates into the protein MFLSGGVQMSGEKRRRYDREFKLEAVRLSLEPGRSVAAVAR